One genomic window of Burkholderia humptydooensis includes the following:
- a CDS encoding tetratricopeptide repeat protein: MNPFPASGRVLALVLPILVGPMVGCTTGSFHTRSIAAQTGPQPAADLRVAESALSAGDATLAATLFDKVLAADPNSLPAQLGLGDAMYQNGDLARAGVLYAQAAAAAPADPRPQLGLARVALRERQLDVAQTLYRQLLAAHPDNPLAAEGLGTVLDLQGRHGEAQAVYRAALRLHPQAYGLRSNLGLSLILDHRAREGANVLLEVTGVANAPREARQNLALAYGLLGNDEAARRILLADMPAALADDNIRFYRSIREKLVAPSPDSSARGDAGAVQRGAGTGRDAARAHAVPPASARFTGDSK; this comes from the coding sequence ATGAATCCGTTCCCTGCATCCGGTCGCGTTCTGGCGCTCGTCCTGCCGATCCTCGTCGGCCCGATGGTGGGCTGCACAACCGGCAGCTTCCACACGCGGTCGATTGCCGCTCAGACCGGTCCGCAGCCCGCCGCTGACCTGCGCGTTGCCGAAAGCGCGCTGTCGGCCGGCGACGCGACTCTGGCTGCGACCCTGTTTGACAAGGTGCTCGCCGCAGATCCCAATTCACTGCCGGCCCAGCTCGGACTGGGTGACGCGATGTACCAGAACGGGGACCTGGCGCGCGCCGGCGTGTTGTATGCGCAGGCGGCGGCAGCGGCGCCAGCCGACCCACGCCCGCAACTGGGGCTCGCGCGCGTTGCACTGCGCGAGCGCCAGCTGGATGTTGCGCAGACGCTGTACCGCCAACTGCTCGCCGCCCATCCCGACAATCCGCTCGCCGCCGAGGGTCTTGGCACGGTGCTGGATCTTCAGGGCAGGCACGGCGAGGCTCAGGCGGTGTACCGCGCTGCGCTGCGATTGCACCCGCAGGCCTATGGCCTGAGGTCCAACCTCGGCCTGTCCCTGATCCTCGATCACCGGGCTCGCGAGGGCGCGAACGTGCTGCTCGAAGTGACGGGGGTGGCGAATGCGCCGCGCGAGGCGCGCCAGAACCTGGCGCTCGCATATGGACTGCTCGGCAATGACGAGGCTGCCCGGCGCATCCTGCTGGCTGACATGCCGGCTGCGTTGGCTGACGACAACATACGGTTTTATCGCAGCATTCGCGAGAAACTCGTGGCGCCAAGCCCTGACAGCAGCGCGCGTGGCGATGCCGGCGCCGTACAGCGCGGTGCGGGGACAGGGCGCGACGCAGCGCGCGCGCACGCGGTACCCCCCGCGAGCGCGCGCTTCACCGGAGATTCCAAGTGA
- a CDS encoding TadG family pilus assembly protein: MSNGRPRIARLDRAPHRQRGSIALWFVLFVTVLLIFGAFAIDLPRVITVRNELQNDADAAALAGAGALTTPGVSGPAWTQAASATSAAILLNASDDQTLTSGIVQTGYWNLTGQPSTLQPTTITPGPYDMPAVQVTVTRAANQNGGAIPLLMGNFLGVSTANGSATAVAIIASPSTVGAGGVFPMVIDQCVLSQYWNAQTNQPKIDPSTGQPYDIQIGNGQTYGGSCTGGQWTSFLTNANDAPTVRGLITNGNPSPLNIGDNIWVQPGAKTTLYSSVPTGVTIVMPVATQVSSKTYVPIVAFAAFYVKESVGGSGKYIDGYLVGGYKIPVQSSGVGPNYGAYARPQLGL; this comes from the coding sequence ATGAGTAACGGGCGCCCACGCATTGCGCGGCTCGATCGTGCGCCGCACAGACAGCGCGGCTCGATCGCACTGTGGTTCGTGCTCTTCGTGACGGTGCTGCTGATATTTGGTGCGTTCGCAATCGACCTGCCGCGCGTGATCACAGTGCGCAACGAGTTGCAGAACGACGCTGATGCGGCCGCACTGGCGGGCGCGGGCGCGCTGACTACACCGGGCGTGTCCGGCCCCGCGTGGACGCAAGCCGCGAGCGCGACCAGCGCGGCGATATTGCTCAATGCATCGGACGACCAAACGTTGACAAGCGGCATCGTGCAGACTGGCTACTGGAATCTGACCGGTCAGCCGTCGACGCTTCAGCCGACCACGATCACGCCTGGCCCGTACGACATGCCGGCGGTGCAGGTGACGGTAACACGCGCGGCGAACCAGAACGGTGGCGCAATCCCATTGCTGATGGGCAACTTTCTTGGCGTGTCGACGGCAAATGGCAGCGCCACGGCGGTCGCGATTATTGCGTCGCCGTCCACGGTCGGCGCGGGCGGCGTCTTTCCGATGGTCATCGACCAATGCGTGCTGAGCCAGTACTGGAACGCGCAAACGAACCAGCCGAAGATCGACCCGTCGACTGGGCAGCCGTACGATATCCAGATCGGCAACGGCCAGACCTATGGCGGTTCGTGCACGGGTGGCCAGTGGACCTCATTCCTGACCAACGCGAACGATGCGCCGACCGTGCGTGGCCTGATCACCAACGGCAATCCGTCGCCGCTGAACATCGGCGACAATATCTGGGTCCAGCCAGGAGCGAAAACGACACTCTATTCCAGTGTGCCAACCGGTGTCACTATCGTAATGCCGGTCGCCACGCAGGTCAGCAGCAAGACCTATGTGCCGATCGTCGCGTTTGCGGCGTTCTATGTCAAGGAGTCGGTCGGCGGCAGCGGCAAGTACATTGACGGCTATCTGGTTGGCGGCTACAAGATCCCCGTGCAGTCGTCCGGGGTCGGGCCGAACTATGGTGCCTATGCGCGCCCCCAGCTTGGGCTGTGA
- a CDS encoding CpaF family protein, giving the protein MMFGRRIKLPTASPLAETPSAGADERPADAPLKIAPSPSNVPRAAPQPQPADGDEALIRSDTFRTIRTAVLSSMNLSAALMMPRAQVREGVERVAREVIMRDRLAVTLAEQVRIVDEILNDMFGVGPIEPLLADESVTDILVNGPDQVYVERGGRLELTPLKFRDNTHVVNVAQRIAAAVGRRVDESSPMVDARLADGSRVNVVLPPIAIRGASISIRKFAKRNITLARMAQQGNISPAMVNVLKIASACRLNIVISGGTGSGKTTLLNALSHYIDEHERVVTIEDAAELQLQQPHVVSLETRPENSEGLGGVTQRDLVRNALRMRPDRIILGETRGPEAFDVLQAMNTGHDGSMTTVHANTPRDAITRLESMVMMANANLPLVAIRRQIASAVHMIVHIERMRDGTRRVTHVTEIAGMEGDVVITQDLFTFRYDTSAYQDQVRGMFESSSLRPAFTARAAYYGFENALLEAIQA; this is encoded by the coding sequence ATGATGTTCGGCCGCCGCATCAAGTTGCCGACAGCATCCCCGCTCGCTGAGACGCCGAGCGCGGGTGCAGACGAGCGGCCTGCTGATGCGCCGCTCAAGATTGCACCGTCTCCGTCCAACGTCCCCCGGGCCGCGCCGCAACCGCAGCCGGCGGACGGTGATGAGGCGCTGATTCGCTCGGACACGTTCCGCACGATCCGCACCGCGGTGCTTTCGTCAATGAACTTGTCGGCCGCACTGATGATGCCGCGCGCACAGGTGCGCGAAGGCGTTGAGCGGGTCGCTCGTGAGGTGATCATGCGCGATCGGCTGGCGGTCACCCTGGCCGAGCAGGTGCGGATTGTCGACGAGATCCTCAACGACATGTTTGGCGTCGGGCCGATCGAGCCATTGCTCGCAGACGAATCGGTGACCGACATTCTCGTCAATGGCCCGGATCAGGTATACGTCGAGCGTGGCGGGCGGCTCGAGCTGACCCCGCTCAAGTTTCGTGACAACACGCACGTGGTCAACGTCGCGCAACGCATCGCCGCGGCGGTTGGGCGCCGCGTCGATGAGAGCAGTCCGATGGTCGACGCGCGCCTGGCCGATGGCAGCCGCGTGAACGTGGTGCTGCCGCCGATCGCGATCCGCGGCGCGTCGATCTCAATCCGCAAATTCGCCAAGCGCAATATCACGCTTGCGCGGATGGCGCAACAGGGCAACATCTCGCCAGCCATGGTCAACGTTCTAAAGATTGCGAGTGCGTGCCGGCTGAACATCGTGATTTCGGGCGGCACCGGCTCGGGCAAGACGACGCTGCTCAATGCGCTGTCGCACTACATCGACGAGCATGAGCGTGTCGTCACGATCGAGGATGCGGCCGAACTGCAACTGCAGCAACCGCACGTCGTGAGCCTCGAGACACGCCCGGAGAACAGCGAGGGACTGGGCGGGGTGACGCAGCGCGATCTCGTGCGCAATGCGCTGCGCATGCGCCCGGACCGCATCATCCTTGGCGAAACGCGGGGGCCGGAAGCGTTCGACGTGCTGCAGGCGATGAATACCGGCCACGACGGCTCGATGACGACGGTCCACGCAAACACGCCGCGCGATGCGATCACGCGGCTTGAAAGCATGGTGATGATGGCCAACGCGAACCTGCCGCTCGTGGCGATCCGCCGGCAGATCGCCAGCGCAGTGCACATGATCGTGCATATCGAGCGCATGCGTGATGGCACCCGGCGCGTCACGCACGTGACCGAGATCGCTGGCATGGAGGGCGACGTGGTGATCACACAGGACCTGTTTACCTTCCGTTACGACACGTCCGCGTATCAGGACCAGGTGCGCGGCATGTTCGAGTCGTCGTCGCTGCGCCCGGCGTTCACTGCGCGGGCCGCGTACTACGGTTTCGAGAATGCGCTGCTCGAGGCGATACAAGCATGA
- a CDS encoding GNAT family N-acetyltransferase — protein sequence MTGTQLMVAALGADHDRAAFDCGTLALDRYLREMVTQDVRRRVAACFVMLDGNVVVGYYTLSAASVALVELPHDVARKLPRYPAIPAVRMGRLAIDHRYRGRGLGAALLVNALRRAARSEIPAVALIVDAKDEGAAAFYEHFGFQSLRHDPLALFLPLATVK from the coding sequence ATGACGGGTACGCAGCTGATGGTTGCCGCTCTTGGAGCGGACCATGATCGAGCCGCTTTTGATTGTGGCACGCTGGCGCTTGACCGCTACTTGCGGGAAATGGTGACACAGGACGTCCGGCGCAGAGTGGCAGCGTGCTTTGTCATGCTCGACGGCAACGTCGTCGTTGGCTACTACACGCTGTCGGCCGCCAGCGTCGCGTTGGTCGAGTTGCCGCACGATGTGGCGCGCAAGCTGCCTCGCTATCCCGCGATCCCGGCGGTTCGCATGGGCCGGTTGGCCATCGATCACCGGTACCGGGGGAGGGGACTTGGCGCGGCATTGCTGGTCAATGCCCTGCGGCGGGCCGCTCGCTCGGAGATCCCGGCCGTCGCCTTGATCGTCGATGCGAAGGATGAGGGCGCGGCGGCATTCTACGAGCACTTCGGCTTCCAGTCTCTCAGGCACGACCCGTTGGCGTTGTTTTTGCCGTTGGCAACGGTGAAGTAG
- a CDS encoding type II secretion system F family protein, with translation MEMNLALMLLLVVGVLWLVHRAESPQKRIAQRVRQVAARTAAEVQVGASASVQPVSQRVKRRIALLGELVPILDAEQRTKVAQRLISAGFRDRRAVSVLAGLKLLVGVGFALGMIVGASHVPRIGEYFVFRALMMAGAFMIGMMLPEFVLDLMIRQRQKRIAAYLPDALDLLVICTNAGNSLVVAIKRVASELKMICPPLADEFAVTADELQIGGDISSALNALAKRIAVPSTRALVTTLVQSQQYGTPITQSLRQLSRTERSMQIVALEEKAAKLAPKMSLPMLLFIMPTVALIAAGPAIIRLIALFPK, from the coding sequence ATGGAAATGAACCTTGCGCTCATGCTGCTGCTCGTGGTCGGCGTGCTGTGGCTCGTACACCGCGCGGAGAGCCCGCAGAAGCGCATTGCCCAGCGCGTACGGCAGGTTGCGGCGCGCACCGCTGCAGAAGTGCAGGTCGGCGCGAGTGCGTCAGTGCAGCCCGTTTCGCAGCGTGTCAAGCGACGCATCGCGTTGCTCGGCGAACTCGTGCCGATCCTTGACGCCGAGCAACGCACCAAGGTCGCTCAGCGGCTGATCAGCGCAGGTTTTCGGGATCGGCGCGCGGTGTCGGTATTGGCCGGGCTCAAGCTCCTTGTCGGCGTCGGCTTCGCGCTCGGCATGATCGTCGGGGCGTCGCACGTGCCGCGCATCGGCGAGTACTTCGTGTTCCGCGCCCTCATGATGGCCGGCGCATTCATGATTGGCATGATGTTGCCCGAGTTTGTGCTCGACTTGATGATCCGGCAACGCCAGAAGAGGATTGCCGCGTATCTGCCGGACGCACTTGACCTGTTGGTGATCTGCACCAACGCGGGCAACAGCCTGGTGGTCGCGATCAAGCGCGTCGCGAGCGAATTGAAAATGATCTGCCCGCCGCTCGCCGACGAGTTTGCCGTGACCGCCGACGAGCTGCAGATCGGCGGTGACATCTCGTCCGCGCTCAACGCGCTCGCTAAACGCATCGCCGTGCCGTCCACGCGCGCCTTGGTGACCACGCTCGTCCAGTCGCAACAATACGGCACGCCGATTACGCAGTCGCTGCGCCAGCTCTCGCGCACCGAGCGCTCGATGCAGATCGTCGCGCTCGAGGAAAAGGCGGCCAAGCTCGCACCGAAGATGTCGCTGCCGATGCTCCTGTTCATCATGCCGACGGTGGCGCTGATTGCCGCCGGGCCAGCGATCATCCGACTCATTGCATTGTTCCCGAAATGA
- a CDS encoding TadE/TadG family type IV pilus assembly protein, with protein MRRFGQRGVVALEFVLVFPFFMLVLFGIVDVSLLLCDKAIITNASREAARAGVVACVPPMTASAISQVALNYAQNNLVTGGTATTPVVAVDQSAGTTSGSPLKVTVTYTYQGLVLGSALSSLTGPVTLTAITVMNYE; from the coding sequence GTGAGACGTTTCGGCCAGCGGGGCGTGGTCGCGCTGGAGTTCGTGCTCGTGTTCCCGTTCTTCATGCTGGTGCTGTTCGGTATTGTTGACGTGAGCCTGCTCCTGTGCGACAAGGCCATCATCACCAATGCGAGCCGAGAGGCGGCGCGCGCAGGCGTCGTCGCGTGCGTGCCGCCGATGACGGCGAGCGCGATCAGCCAGGTCGCGCTCAACTACGCGCAGAACAATCTCGTCACCGGCGGCACCGCGACCACGCCTGTTGTGGCGGTCGACCAGTCCGCGGGCACGACGTCCGGCAGCCCGCTCAAGGTCACCGTCACCTACACGTATCAGGGACTCGTGCTCGGTTCGGCACTGAGCTCGCTGACCGGTCCGGTCACGCTGACGGCCATCACAGTGATGAACTATGAGTAA
- a CDS encoding AAA family ATPase — MSAFEFAASRRNEPRPADRLIAVVSDTTSEETIRSLILDHVITHARVVRGSIDDAIEMMKHTEQSPQHLIVDVSGSSMPVSDLARLAEACEPSVTVIVIGDRNDVGLFRSLLEIGVRDYLVKPLTAELVRRALHASDPHAAMRTGKAISFTGARGGVGVTTITTALARHLADGTRRRIVYVDLDLYGGGATSMLGMVTNNGLSELLQNPQRLDDQLISQAVLAQSDRLHVLSCELPYDSDFTLRAGAIAELVGLLKRHYHYVLLDVPAHSGRPALEALDASAVIHVVADRSVQAVHEATRLCRFADQRASEPLVTLLVNDAQAPVRARVKGEDFTRALARASVHQFPYEPDALALAENLGEPVPDNKRAGFAKAIVALANSLTGSETVTRLPWYARLTGKRRTA; from the coding sequence ATGAGTGCGTTCGAATTCGCCGCGAGCCGACGCAATGAACCGCGACCGGCGGACCGCCTGATTGCCGTCGTGTCCGACACCACCAGCGAGGAGACGATCCGCAGCCTGATCCTCGATCATGTGATTACCCACGCGCGCGTCGTGCGCGGGAGCATCGACGATGCGATCGAGATGATGAAGCACACCGAGCAGTCGCCGCAGCACCTGATCGTCGACGTGTCCGGCTCGTCGATGCCGGTGTCCGACCTGGCTCGCCTGGCCGAAGCGTGCGAACCGTCGGTGACGGTGATCGTCATCGGCGACCGAAACGATGTCGGGCTGTTCCGCAGCCTGCTGGAAATTGGCGTGCGCGATTATCTGGTCAAGCCGTTGACGGCCGAACTGGTCAGGCGGGCGTTGCACGCGAGCGACCCGCATGCGGCGATGCGCACGGGCAAGGCGATCAGCTTTACTGGCGCGCGTGGCGGGGTCGGTGTGACGACCATCACGACCGCACTGGCCCGCCATCTGGCCGACGGCACGCGGCGACGCATCGTCTATGTTGATCTCGACCTGTACGGCGGCGGCGCCACGTCGATGCTCGGCATGGTTACCAACAACGGCCTGAGCGAACTGTTGCAGAACCCGCAGCGCCTTGACGACCAGCTGATCAGTCAGGCGGTGCTCGCGCAAAGCGACCGGTTGCATGTGCTGTCATGCGAATTGCCGTACGACAGTGACTTCACGCTGCGCGCGGGCGCCATCGCCGAATTGGTCGGGCTGCTCAAACGCCACTACCATTACGTGCTGCTCGACGTACCCGCGCACTCGGGACGTCCGGCGCTCGAGGCACTGGATGCGTCGGCGGTGATCCACGTGGTCGCTGACCGCTCTGTTCAGGCCGTGCACGAGGCGACGCGGCTATGCCGGTTCGCCGATCAGCGCGCGAGCGAGCCGCTCGTCACGCTGTTGGTCAACGATGCGCAAGCGCCGGTGCGCGCACGCGTGAAGGGCGAGGACTTCACACGCGCGCTTGCGCGCGCCTCGGTTCATCAATTTCCGTACGAACCGGACGCGCTGGCGCTGGCCGAGAACCTCGGCGAGCCGGTGCCCGACAACAAGCGTGCCGGTTTCGCGAAGGCGATCGTCGCGCTGGCGAACAGCCTCACGGGCAGCGAGACGGTCACCCGGTTGCCATGGTATGCGCGCCTCACCGGCAAGCGGAGGACCGCATGA
- a CDS encoding IS256 family transposase, with translation MAKRTQETNGSQAATEVKGLPGLDDLIQQGARQIIQQAIEAELAALLEQYSNVKTLDGRRAIVRNGYLPEREVVTAVGPVPVQVPKVRDRSGSGVKFNSNIVPPYVRKSPRVSAALPWLYLRGVSTGDMSEAFSVLLGEQAKGLSPNVVVRLKAQWADEFERWNKRDLSGSRWVYWWADGIHTGARSEDSDGQCLLVIIGVKPDGSKERVALADGYRESKDSWRDLLLDLKARGLQAGPLLATGDGAMGLWAALEEVFPQTRQQRCWFHKIGNVLNALPKSQHGRAKAALSEIWNAATRAEAIVAFNQFVATYSAKYPKAAEKVTKDRDELLAFYDFPAEHWQHLRTTNPIESTFATVRHRTTRTRNCLSRATFLGLAFKLIESAEQSWRRIRGVDKIEQLMKGIPFKDGTPVIESTPAQQPLAA, from the coding sequence ATGGCGAAACGTACGCAGGAAACAAACGGCAGTCAAGCAGCAACGGAAGTGAAGGGCCTGCCCGGTCTGGACGACCTGATCCAGCAGGGCGCGCGGCAGATTATCCAGCAGGCGATCGAGGCGGAATTGGCGGCATTGCTCGAGCAGTATTCGAACGTGAAAACGCTGGACGGACGGCGCGCGATCGTGCGCAACGGCTATCTGCCCGAACGCGAGGTCGTCACGGCAGTCGGGCCCGTGCCGGTTCAGGTGCCCAAGGTGCGTGACCGTTCGGGCTCGGGCGTGAAGTTCAACTCGAACATCGTGCCGCCCTACGTGCGCAAGTCGCCCCGGGTGAGCGCGGCGCTGCCGTGGCTTTACCTGCGCGGTGTTTCCACCGGCGACATGAGCGAAGCGTTCAGCGTGCTGCTCGGCGAACAAGCCAAAGGCCTCTCGCCCAATGTCGTGGTGCGCCTGAAGGCGCAATGGGCCGACGAGTTCGAGCGATGGAACAAACGCGACCTGTCGGGCTCGCGCTGGGTCTACTGGTGGGCTGATGGCATTCACACCGGCGCGCGCAGCGAAGACTCCGATGGCCAGTGCCTGCTGGTGATCATCGGCGTGAAGCCGGACGGGAGCAAGGAGCGCGTGGCGCTCGCCGACGGCTATCGCGAATCGAAGGATTCGTGGCGTGACCTGTTGCTGGACCTGAAGGCACGCGGGCTGCAGGCCGGCCCGCTGCTGGCTACTGGCGACGGCGCGATGGGCCTGTGGGCGGCGCTTGAAGAAGTGTTCCCGCAGACCAGGCAACAACGCTGCTGGTTCCACAAGATCGGCAACGTGCTCAACGCTCTGCCGAAATCGCAGCACGGCCGCGCCAAGGCTGCCCTGTCTGAAATCTGGAATGCGGCAACGCGAGCCGAGGCCATCGTCGCGTTCAACCAGTTCGTTGCGACGTATTCGGCCAAATATCCCAAGGCCGCTGAGAAGGTCACGAAGGACCGCGACGAGTTGCTCGCGTTCTACGACTTTCCAGCTGAACACTGGCAGCATCTGCGAACGACCAACCCGATCGAATCGACGTTTGCGACGGTACGTCATCGCACAACGCGTACGCGCAACTGTCTGTCGCGCGCGACCTTCCTTGGTCTGGCATTCAAGCTGATCGAATCGGCTGAACAGTCGTGGCGCCGTATCCGCGGCGTGGACAAGATCGAACAGCTCATGAAGGGCATTCCCTTCAAGGATGGTACCCCGGTGATCGAAAGCACACCGGCTCAGCAACCGCTCGCCGCCTGA
- a CDS encoding CpaD family pilus assembly lipoprotein, with the protein MTAHFIVTRVLCAILLATLAACMSGHPPLGMPDASVIGYDPRDGRAVPPDCTTLEQPSHMVDAGFGRPGVQFGCATYSNLAVMLARPADLIAPQPYAGADAALAASAVRRYDEGRATPLHPTSTTAPITH; encoded by the coding sequence ATGACTGCGCACTTCATCGTCACCCGCGTGCTGTGTGCGATTCTGCTCGCCACACTGGCCGCCTGCATGTCAGGCCATCCGCCTCTCGGGATGCCCGATGCGTCGGTCATCGGCTATGACCCGCGCGACGGCCGTGCGGTGCCGCCTGACTGCACGACGCTCGAGCAGCCGTCGCACATGGTCGACGCGGGCTTCGGGCGGCCGGGCGTGCAGTTCGGCTGCGCGACGTACTCGAATCTCGCGGTAATGCTGGCGAGGCCAGCGGACCTGATTGCACCACAACCGTACGCGGGCGCGGATGCGGCCCTGGCTGCCAGCGCGGTGCGACGGTATGACGAAGGACGCGCGACGCCGCTGCACCCGACGTCGACCACCGCGCCGATCACGCACTGA
- a CDS encoding type II toxin-antitoxin system TacA family antitoxin: MATTRFEARVETDVLAVIRRAAEIQGRTMSDFVVSAAREAAQRAISDAEVIRLSVADSARFADAILSPSKPADALQRALDHHDQLLRNA, from the coding sequence ATGGCCACGACCCGTTTTGAGGCGCGCGTCGAAACCGACGTGCTTGCCGTGATCCGCCGAGCTGCGGAGATCCAAGGGCGCACGATGTCGGACTTCGTCGTTTCCGCCGCCCGCGAAGCCGCGCAACGTGCCATTTCCGACGCTGAGGTGATTCGCCTGTCGGTGGCGGATTCGGCGCGCTTTGCCGATGCGATTCTGTCGCCCTCCAAGCCTGCGGATGCATTGCAGCGCGCACTCGATCACCACGACCAACTGCTGCGTAACGCATGA
- a CDS encoding type II secretion system F family protein, translating into MSPADVAAASAFLAIVVGGLIAAQLFNLVRHRPARRILQRVKAASGSEPLPRRPVDADKRHQLFSGEQGYGGDNAFLTWLSQHLQRVRAVSGPGGLRLIAVATLVSLALSIVATSVAGLPAWLRVLIDIGVPLATARAVYRMLIVRFRLRFLAVFPDAIDLMVRAVRAGIPVVHAIVTAGVESQEPVRSTFHTIGDGLRVGADLKEVLEQACERLQIADFSFFAVCLMLQRETGGSLTETLENLSGIIRARRDVRLKTKALTAEGKISAKIIAAVPFAIMGFLYLVNRPYIELLFDTGMGHTMLMLAAVLLTVGLLLIRKIANLDTSR; encoded by the coding sequence ATGAGCCCGGCCGACGTCGCCGCCGCAAGTGCCTTTCTCGCCATCGTCGTCGGCGGGCTCATCGCCGCGCAATTATTCAACCTGGTGCGGCACCGGCCGGCGCGACGTATCCTGCAGCGCGTCAAAGCGGCAAGCGGGTCCGAGCCGCTGCCGCGGCGCCCGGTCGACGCGGACAAGCGGCATCAATTGTTCAGCGGCGAACAGGGCTACGGTGGTGACAACGCGTTTCTCACGTGGTTGTCGCAACACCTGCAGCGCGTGCGGGCGGTCAGCGGCCCGGGTGGGCTGCGATTGATCGCTGTCGCCACGCTCGTCTCGCTCGCGCTGTCTATCGTCGCGACGTCGGTCGCTGGACTGCCTGCGTGGCTGCGCGTACTCATCGACATCGGTGTGCCGCTCGCAACGGCACGAGCAGTCTACCGGATGCTCATCGTGCGCTTTCGGTTGCGTTTTCTCGCCGTCTTTCCGGACGCGATCGACCTGATGGTGCGCGCGGTGCGCGCCGGCATACCGGTGGTGCACGCCATTGTCACGGCCGGCGTCGAGTCCCAGGAGCCGGTCCGCTCGACGTTTCACACGATCGGCGACGGTCTGCGTGTCGGCGCCGACTTGAAAGAGGTGCTGGAGCAGGCGTGCGAGCGCCTTCAAATCGCCGATTTCTCGTTCTTCGCCGTGTGCCTGATGCTTCAGCGTGAAACCGGTGGGAGCCTCACCGAGACGCTCGAGAACCTGTCGGGAATCATTCGCGCGCGACGCGACGTGCGGTTGAAGACCAAGGCACTGACCGCCGAAGGCAAGATCTCGGCCAAGATCATCGCGGCGGTGCCATTCGCGATCATGGGTTTCCTGTATCTGGTCAATCGGCCCTATATCGAACTGTTGTTTGACACCGGCATGGGCCACACGATGCTGATGCTTGCGGCGGTGCTGCTCACGGTGGGGCTGCTGCTGATCCGCAAAATCGCCAACCTGGACACCTCTCGCTAA